A region of the Paracoccaceae bacterium genome:
TCTGCATCTCCGGCTTGGCCACGGTCGCCCGTTCCCCCTACCCTGTGGCGACGGTCACACGACCCGCTGTTCCTGCACGCCCAGCCCTTCGACCGACAGGCGCATCACGTCGCCCCTCTTCAGGTATTTCGGCGGCTTCATCCCCAGTCCCACACCGGGCGGCGTGCCGGTGGTGATGATATCGCCTGCTTCGAGGATCAGGAACTGGCTCAGGTGCGAAACGATCTCGTCGCAGGGAAAGATCATGTTGCGCGTGGTGCTGTTCTGGATGCGCTGGCCGTTCAGCTCCAACCACAACGTCAGGTTCTGCACGTCCGCGATCTCGTCCGGCGTCACCAGCCAGGGCCCGATAGGGCCAAAGGTGGGGCAACCCTTGCCCTTGGCCCATTGTCCACCGCCCTGCTCCAGCTGATAGGCGCGCTCCGACACGTCGTTGCACACGAAGTACCCTGCGATATGCGATGCCGCCTCTTCGCGGCTGACGCGCCAGGCGCGTTTGCCGATCAGGAACGCGATCTCGACCTCCCAGTCGCTTTTCATCGACCCTTCGGGCAGCACCACATCATCGTTCGGCCCAACGATGCAGGATCGCGCCTTGCTGAAGAGGATCGGCTGCTCGGGGATCGGCGCGTTCGACTCGCGTGCGTGATCCTCATAGTTCAGGCCGATCGCGTGGAACGACGCCACGTTGCCCACGCAGGGCCCAAGGCGCGGATTGCCCGGCACCAGCGGCAGGCTGGCCGGATCGACCGAGGCCAGCCGAGCGATCGAGCCATCCTCGAACGCCTGACCGGTGATATCCGCAATCAGGCCCGACAGGTCGCGGATGCCGCCGTTCGCGTCCAGCATTCCGGGTTTTTCCTGGCCTGCCTCGCCATAGCGCACAAACTTCATGCTTGGATTTCCTTCTGTGTGTTGCGGGGCGGCCGCGCGACGACGTCCTCATGACGGATCATGTAGTCAAGCCGGTATAAGCCGCGACCCGCGGGCAACCCAAGCCCCGCCTTGCGCAGCGCCGTATCGGACAGCATACCGGCCCGGACAGCGGCGGCGGCCGGTTCGGTGACAGCCTCGGCAATCAGTATTCCGGCCCATGTCACATCGGGCGTCCGGCGAAGTCTGGTTTCCGAGGTGACCTGCGGC
Encoded here:
- a CDS encoding fumarylacetoacetate hydrolase family protein, whose protein sequence is MKFVRYGEAGQEKPGMLDANGGIRDLSGLIADITGQAFEDGSIARLASVDPASLPLVPGNPRLGPCVGNVASFHAIGLNYEDHARESNAPIPEQPILFSKARSCIVGPNDDVVLPEGSMKSDWEVEIAFLIGKRAWRVSREEAASHIAGYFVCNDVSERAYQLEQGGGQWAKGKGCPTFGPIGPWLVTPDEIADVQNLTLWLELNGQRIQNSTTRNMIFPCDEIVSHLSQFLILEAGDIITTGTPPGVGLGMKPPKYLKRGDVMRLSVEGLGVQEQRVV